In Anaerostipes hadrus ATCC 29173 = JCM 17467, a single genomic region encodes these proteins:
- a CDS encoding BglG family transcription antiterminator, giving the protein MLISDRSKEIIENLMNANGPLTVSALSKKLGVTERTIYRQIPEVTEIIESYDLTLDNSSGNGFMIFGSLYNLKRLNSAFEEVKTEQNYSNKERVDIILLTLLNEDDYIKTQALAIDLNTSSQTIRNDYQSMKEKLQGHNVQFETKKSEGVRLTGHEIPKRHLFVNVLLQNIAPDNFFDWLKDNNYRPNHFIDLLKNFDYEEPLKVLYQKMQNVIRKRHLNISDKELQEFLVLIAIFIKRHSYINDQEDILKLTIQDSNTDYEDHFRQDILKILEVDFKIQLYDNERDYFHWMIHLYVGRSHYELNQQISAFQNLDHISSLINEIEKKFHFPFSEDKNLAENLLLHINMAMERIQSGITVTNPMLEDIYQSDPKLYEIVKESFRNIFQPIKIPEDEIGYIVIYFIASMDYLSKNSISVLVVCSTGIGSSKMLRSRLEREFSEIDVKKIISLHKLHDEKLDQYDFIISTVPLDLDESKYLCVSPLLNEEEKEKVRKQIDILNKR; this is encoded by the coding sequence ATGCTGATCTCAGATCGTTCAAAAGAAATCATTGAAAATTTAATGAATGCAAATGGTCCGTTAACCGTATCGGCTCTCTCTAAGAAGCTTGGTGTTACTGAACGCACCATTTATCGACAGATTCCTGAAGTTACCGAGATCATAGAATCATATGATCTTACTTTAGATAATTCTTCTGGAAACGGTTTTATGATCTTTGGATCGCTCTATAATCTTAAACGATTAAACAGTGCTTTTGAAGAAGTCAAAACAGAACAAAATTATTCCAACAAAGAGCGTGTTGACATCATTCTTTTGACTTTATTAAACGAAGATGATTATATCAAAACTCAAGCTCTTGCAATTGATCTAAATACTTCTTCTCAGACAATTCGAAATGATTATCAGTCTATGAAAGAAAAACTTCAGGGACATAATGTTCAATTTGAAACCAAGAAAAGTGAAGGAGTCCGATTAACTGGCCATGAAATTCCAAAAAGGCATTTATTTGTAAATGTCTTACTTCAAAATATTGCTCCCGATAACTTTTTTGACTGGCTGAAAGACAACAATTATCGACCAAACCATTTTATTGATCTTTTAAAGAATTTTGACTACGAAGAACCTTTAAAAGTTCTTTATCAGAAAATGCAAAACGTTATTCGTAAAAGGCATCTAAATATTTCAGATAAAGAACTTCAGGAATTTCTTGTCTTGATCGCTATTTTTATTAAACGACATTCCTATATAAATGATCAAGAGGATATCTTAAAACTAACGATCCAAGACTCAAATACAGATTATGAAGATCATTTTCGTCAAGATATCCTCAAAATTCTTGAAGTTGATTTTAAAATTCAGCTTTACGATAATGAACGGGATTATTTTCATTGGATGATCCATCTATACGTTGGACGTTCACACTATGAATTGAATCAACAGATTTCTGCTTTTCAGAATCTTGATCATATCAGCAGCCTGATCAATGAAATTGAAAAGAAATTTCACTTTCCATTTAGCGAAGACAAGAATCTTGCGGAAAATCTTCTATTACATATTAATATGGCAATGGAACGGATTCAAAGTGGTATTACCGTAACAAATCCAATGTTAGAAGATATTTATCAGTCTGATCCAAAACTTTATGAAATCGTGAAAGAAAGCTTTCGTAATATCTTCCAGCCTATAAAAATCCCTGAAGATGAAATAGGTTATATTGTTATTTATTTTATTGCATCTATGGATTATCTAAGCAAGAATTCGATTTCTGTTTTGGTCGTATGTTCTACCGGAATCGGTTCTTCCAAGATGCTGCGAAGCCGTCTGGAACGAGAATTTTCTGAAATTGATGTTAAAAAGATCATTTCTTTACATAAATTGCATGATGAAAAACTGGATCAATATGATTTCATTATTTCCACCGTGCCCCTTGATCTTGATGAGAGTAAATATTTATGTGTTTCTCCTCTGCTCAATGAAGAAGAAAAAGAGAAAGTACGAAAACAAATTGATATCTTAAATAAAAGATAA
- a CDS encoding 5'-methylthioadenosine/adenosylhomocysteine nucleosidase, which produces MIGIIGAMEEEVSQLIEAMEEKEKVTCAGMDFYCGKLKDKEVVIVQSGIGKVNMALCTQILADRFDVKAVINTGVAGGLYKDIEIGDIVISKDAVQHDVDATVFGYKVGEIPRMDTSYFEADKDLIELAKKTCDEVNPDIHSYVGRVVSGDQFISDNKKKHYLINEFDGYCAEMEGAAMAQAAHLNQIPFIILRAISDKADQEAAGSYEEFEKAAIKHIVRLVLGILDRM; this is translated from the coding sequence ATGATTGGTATCATTGGAGCCATGGAAGAAGAAGTCAGTCAGCTGATCGAAGCTATGGAAGAAAAAGAAAAAGTAACCTGTGCAGGTATGGATTTTTATTGTGGAAAGTTAAAAGATAAAGAAGTTGTGATCGTGCAGAGTGGAATTGGTAAGGTAAATATGGCATTATGCACACAAATTCTTGCAGACCGTTTTGATGTAAAAGCTGTGATCAATACAGGTGTTGCAGGTGGACTATATAAAGACATTGAGATTGGGGACATTGTAATCTCCAAAGATGCAGTTCAGCATGATGTAGATGCAACTGTTTTTGGATATAAAGTTGGGGAAATCCCTAGAATGGATACTTCTTATTTTGAGGCAGATAAAGATCTGATCGAACTTGCCAAGAAGACATGTGACGAAGTGAATCCAGATATCCACAGCTATGTTGGAAGAGTAGTCAGTGGTGATCAGTTTATTTCAGATAATAAGAAGAAACATTATCTGATCAATGAATTTGATGGATACTGTGCAGAGATGGAAGGTGCAGCGATGGCACAGGCAGCACATTTAAATCAGATTCCATTTATCATTCTTCGTGCGATCTCTGATAAAGCAGATCAGGAAGCAGCAGGAAGTTACGAAGAATTTGAAAAAGCGGCAATAAAACACATTGTTCGTCTGGTTCTTGGAATATTAGACAGAATGTAG
- a CDS encoding deoxyuridine 5'-triphosphate nucleotidohydrolase yields the protein MNKIAQFHKVSFEQFKESWDDSFPGASEEEIKEIYDQIKLPKRATRGSAGYDFFSPVDFELKPGETIKIPTGIRVFIESDWVLNIFPRSGLGFKFRLQMNNTVGIIDSDYFYSDNEGHIFVKLTNDTNEGKTVSVAQGTGMVQGIFMQYGVTIDDDATEVRNGGFGSTTK from the coding sequence ATGAATAAGATAGCACAATTTCATAAAGTAAGTTTTGAACAGTTCAAAGAAAGCTGGGATGATAGTTTTCCAGGAGCTTCAGAAGAAGAAATCAAAGAAATCTATGACCAGATCAAATTGCCAAAGAGAGCGACTAGAGGATCAGCAGGATACGACTTTTTTAGTCCGGTTGATTTTGAATTAAAACCAGGAGAAACAATCAAGATTCCAACAGGAATCCGAGTTTTTATTGAATCTGATTGGGTATTAAATATTTTTCCAAGAAGTGGATTAGGATTTAAATTCCGTCTTCAGATGAATAATACAGTCGGTATTATTGACAGCGATTATTTTTATTCCGACAATGAAGGTCACATTTTTGTAAAATTAACAAATGACACCAATGAAGGTAAGACAGTTTCAGTGGCACAGGGAACTGGCATGGTACAGGGAATCTTTATGCAGTACGGAGTTACGATCGATGATGATGCAACAGAAGTCAGAAATGGCGGCTTTGGAAGTACAACAAAATAG
- a CDS encoding CvpA family protein, which yields MGEIIVAVFGIYLILQMIIGYRRGLIKSMLNLASWILTFAIAYKGAAYFKEIVIQNVPEIQGTIVTDRIAYMIAYMGLMIVCKIIFSVVIRLANKVTRVPGVGFINKVAGAALGLIKGSLIIMVVVFFISLMPHVGMESEYAQIVGGSEVMQTMVETNPLEQMIKQQIQIETQKLLQQ from the coding sequence ATGGGAGAAATTATCGTAGCTGTTTTTGGAATCTATTTGATCTTGCAGATGATCATAGGTTATCGAAGAGGACTCATTAAAAGTATGCTGAATCTTGCATCATGGATTTTAACTTTTGCGATCGCTTATAAAGGCGCGGCATATTTTAAAGAAATAGTGATTCAAAATGTACCAGAAATCCAGGGAACGATTGTTACAGATCGAATTGCATATATGATTGCATATATGGGGTTGATGATCGTATGTAAAATTATTTTTTCAGTGGTAATACGTCTTGCAAATAAAGTTACAAGGGTTCCAGGTGTTGGGTTTATTAACAAGGTAGCAGGAGCAGCACTTGGATTGATCAAAGGTTCCTTGATCATTATGGTAGTTGTATTTTTTATTTCATTGATGCCACATGTTGGAATGGAATCTGAATATGCTCAGATCGTTGGCGGAAGTGAAGTTATGCAGACAATGGTGGAAACGAATCCATTAGAACAGATGATCAAACAGCAGATACAGATAGAAACGCAGAAATTATTACAACAATAA
- a CDS encoding RNA polymerase sigma factor, producing the protein MKGNGHPTNNQNISEYVALLYQKYSHKLYCNAFHYTSNPSIAEDGVQQIFEKILLHPDTTLHVPEHEIIYYLFAIQRNVMYTLTMDEYKNSHYPLDYDDGNDISRNLIDPEDLFIRYIYLDSLKIIFSTLTPDFRDTIIFHYFYGFKYSEIACMFHISERAVKKRIAVAKKRVRTMFQKEDFL; encoded by the coding sequence ATGAAGGGAAACGGTCACCCCACAAACAATCAGAATATTTCTGAATATGTTGCACTTTTATATCAGAAATATTCGCATAAATTATACTGTAATGCTTTTCATTACACGTCAAATCCAAGTATTGCTGAAGATGGTGTTCAGCAGATATTTGAAAAAATTCTTTTACATCCTGACACAACATTACATGTACCTGAACACGAGATTATCTATTATCTCTTTGCTATACAGCGTAATGTGATGTATACACTAACTATGGATGAGTATAAAAATTCTCACTATCCTTTAGATTATGATGATGGTAACGATATTTCTCGTAATCTCATTGATCCTGAGGATCTGTTTATCCGTTATATTTATCTTGATTCTCTCAAGATCATTTTCTCAACACTAACACCTGATTTTCGTGATACTATAATTTTTCATTATTTCTATGGATTTAAATATAGTGAGATTGCATGTATGTTTCATATTTCTGAAAGAGCAGTTAAGAAAAGAATTGCTGTAGCCAAGAAACGCGTAAGAACCATGTTTCAGAAAGAGGATTTCCTATGA
- a CDS encoding polysaccharide deacetylase family protein: MKYRRIFQMILVCITGILLSGCRGQIEEQKKKKQDTHQDSTIQIYKTVGNVSQGIESWWFKRNEEHQQPEVSQKIDLSKYDAYYVDPKCTEKKIYLTFDCGYENGFTPKILDVLKRQKVVAAFFVTKPFIREEAKLVKRMKKEGHIVGNHTVHHKSMPTLSDRDNKQEIIDCAQYCKEATGYDMDPFIRPPMGEYNERTLALTKKMGYRTIFWSMAYVDFKVDQQPGKDYVIEHFQKYTHKGAIPLIHNISRSNAEALETVIINLKKEGYRFEGLKKLPDY, translated from the coding sequence ATGAAATATCGAAGGATTTTTCAGATGATCTTAGTTTGTATAACAGGAATATTACTTAGTGGATGCAGGGGACAAATCGAAGAGCAGAAAAAGAAAAAGCAGGATACGCACCAAGATTCAACAATACAGATATACAAGACGGTGGGAAATGTTTCGCAAGGGATTGAAAGTTGGTGGTTTAAAAGAAATGAGGAACATCAGCAGCCAGAGGTTTCACAGAAAATAGATCTGTCAAAATATGATGCATATTATGTAGATCCAAAATGCACAGAAAAAAAGATTTATCTGACGTTTGATTGCGGATATGAAAATGGATTTACTCCAAAAATTCTGGATGTTTTGAAAAGACAAAAAGTTGTAGCAGCTTTTTTTGTAACAAAACCATTTATCAGAGAGGAAGCAAAGCTCGTAAAGCGTATGAAAAAAGAGGGGCATATCGTAGGAAATCACACGGTACATCATAAGAGCATGCCAACATTGTCAGATCGCGATAATAAACAGGAGATCATAGATTGTGCACAGTATTGTAAAGAAGCAACAGGATATGATATGGATCCTTTTATCCGGCCTCCAATGGGAGAGTATAATGAGAGAACACTAGCATTAACCAAAAAGATGGGATATCGGACAATTTTCTGGAGTATGGCTTACGTGGATTTTAAGGTGGATCAACAGCCTGGAAAAGACTATGTGATAGAACATTTTCAAAAATATACGCATAAAGGTGCGATCCCACTCATACATAATATATCGCGATCAAACGCAGAAGCGTTGGAGACAGTAATCATAAACCTAAAAAAAGAGGGATACCGATTTGAGGGATTGAAAAAACTACCGGACTATTGA
- a CDS encoding mannitol dehydrogenase: MKAVMYGAGSIGRGFIGALFSEIGYEVVFIDVNDDVIHLINKEKTYPQIIMNEEQPVHWIKNIRAVDGKDPEAVSNEIADADIMATALGAAVLEKVAPVIAQGLLKRWEKESSNTLDILICENLMDADVLLRDYLLKALPEDKHALFEKNVGLVETSIGRMVPPADPDLIPEDEHPLAVRVEPYDFLPVDKAAFKGMIPEYKKIIPYEPFHYYLERKLYVHNMAHVTTAFLGQYLNKTYIHEAAHDIYIQSIVRGCMTESCMMLSEKYQVPFSKLNAHMNDLLHRFKNSYLRDTVTRVARDPMRKLQPSDRLIGAARSCEALHITPVYLSFAIALALSFMEGEDALNLMETVCKIKKEEPIAKHIIYFYNKIKNKNISLDQLYTIIDNLQSDIQGETI, translated from the coding sequence ATGAAAGCTGTTATGTATGGTGCTGGAAGCATTGGCCGTGGCTTTATTGGCGCATTATTCTCTGAAATCGGCTATGAAGTCGTTTTTATCGATGTAAACGATGACGTGATCCATCTGATCAACAAAGAGAAAACTTATCCTCAGATTATTATGAACGAGGAACAACCTGTTCACTGGATCAAAAATATCCGTGCTGTGGATGGAAAAGACCCTGAAGCTGTCAGCAATGAAATCGCTGACGCTGATATTATGGCAACTGCTTTAGGTGCTGCAGTCCTTGAGAAAGTGGCTCCTGTCATTGCCCAAGGGCTTTTAAAGCGTTGGGAGAAAGAATCTTCGAATACTCTGGATATCTTAATCTGTGAGAATCTGATGGATGCTGATGTACTGTTACGAGACTATTTATTAAAAGCTCTTCCAGAAGATAAACATGCTCTGTTTGAGAAAAATGTTGGTCTTGTAGAAACTTCCATCGGAAGGATGGTTCCACCTGCAGATCCTGATCTGATTCCAGAAGATGAACATCCATTGGCTGTTCGTGTAGAACCTTATGATTTCCTTCCAGTTGATAAAGCTGCTTTCAAAGGGATGATTCCTGAATATAAGAAGATCATTCCTTATGAACCTTTCCATTACTATCTGGAACGTAAATTATATGTTCACAACATGGCCCATGTCACAACGGCCTTTTTAGGACAATATTTAAATAAAACCTATATTCATGAGGCTGCCCATGATATTTATATTCAGTCTATCGTACGTGGCTGTATGACAGAAAGCTGTATGATGCTTTCAGAGAAATATCAGGTACCTTTCTCAAAGTTAAATGCGCATATGAATGATTTACTGCATCGTTTTAAAAATTCTTATTTAAGAGACACCGTTACTCGCGTTGCACGTGATCCTATGAGAAAACTTCAGCCTTCAGATCGTCTGATCGGTGCTGCAAGAAGCTGTGAAGCACTGCATATTACCCCAGTATATCTTTCATTTGCAATCGCACTTGCACTTTCATTTATGGAAGGAGAAGATGCTTTAAATCTTATGGAAACTGTCTGTAAGATCAAGAAAGAAGAACCTATTGCCAAACACATTATTTATTTTTATAATAAGATTAAAAATAAAAATATTTCTCTGGATCAATTATATACAATAATTGATAATCTTCAATCTGATATCCAGGGTGAAACTATTTAG
- a CDS encoding PTS transporter subunit IIC, giving the protein MKILKRIFIDGLSGMAIGLFATLIIGTILEQAGTIIGGDIGNMIVMVASIAKVLTGAGIGIGVASKLGESTLVCASAASTGMIGAFASGLLNGSVSSSGKILLSGPGEPLGAFVAAYIGIEIGRIFIGRTKLDIILTPLTTIVCGGIVGLTVGPYISDLMKQIGEMIRWGTEQQPFLMGIVVSVLMGMALTLPISSAALGIILNLSGIAAGAATIGCCAQMIGFATASLRENGIGGLLAQGIGTSMLQVPNIVRKPLIWLPPIITSAILGPISTVVLKMTNNAIGSGMGTAGFVGPMMTYKTMTTGGTSAVTVIVMILVMQIIAPAFLTYFISEAMRRAGLIKDGDMKLDI; this is encoded by the coding sequence ATGAAAATTTTAAAACGGATTTTTATAGATGGATTGTCAGGAATGGCAATAGGATTATTTGCAACATTGATCATTGGAACGATTTTAGAACAAGCCGGAACGATCATAGGAGGAGATATAGGAAATATGATCGTTATGGTTGCATCGATTGCTAAAGTATTGACGGGAGCTGGAATTGGAATTGGAGTTGCAAGTAAATTAGGAGAATCAACACTTGTATGTGCATCTGCCGCAAGTACGGGTATGATCGGAGCTTTTGCTTCTGGCTTATTGAATGGAAGTGTAAGTTCAAGTGGCAAAATCCTATTAAGTGGCCCAGGAGAGCCTCTTGGAGCATTTGTAGCGGCTTACATAGGAATAGAGATTGGAAGGATTTTCATTGGAAGAACAAAGCTTGATATTATTTTGACGCCATTAACAACGATCGTATGTGGTGGAATCGTGGGGTTAACGGTTGGACCATATATTTCAGATCTCATGAAACAGATCGGAGAGATGATTCGATGGGGAACAGAACAGCAGCCATTTTTGATGGGAATTGTTGTTTCTGTATTGATGGGTATGGCGTTAACTCTTCCGATCAGTTCAGCAGCACTTGGAATTATTTTGAATCTTTCTGGAATTGCCGCAGGAGCAGCAACGATTGGGTGTTGTGCACAGATGATCGGATTTGCGACGGCCAGTTTACGGGAGAATGGAATTGGAGGTCTATTGGCACAGGGAATAGGAACATCGATGTTACAGGTTCCCAATATTGTAAGAAAACCATTGATCTGGCTGCCACCGATCATTACAAGTGCCATTCTTGGTCCGATCTCTACTGTAGTTTTAAAAATGACGAATAATGCAATTGGTTCTGGTATGGGAACGGCAGGGTTTGTGGGACCAATGATGACATATAAGACGATGACAACAGGAGGAACTTCTGCAGTGACTGTTATTGTCATGATACTGGTTATGCAGATCATAGCTCCTGCATTTTTGACATATTTTATTTCGGAAGCGATGCGTAGAGCAGGATTGATCAAGGATGGGGACATGAAACTTGATATATAG
- a CDS encoding LysM peptidoglycan-binding domain-containing protein: protein MKTEQQLPKNIRQIGSPAGHTKVYIEDYVITFLNSLSMDKNTYVRGAILFGEKKQIGNDLVIFIRGAIEGQNLELDLDETVFDDEVWREIYQQKERLFSGLDVIGWALLRMGFSVRLNDKIKKTHFENFPGEGKVLYMMDNLEGEDAFYVFRGEDLSRQNGYYIYYEKNPMMQNYLVERRQDIKEVQTYEKMMESRRDEKLIRQFREKISKKTKSNQRKGRIRNISTAAAVTIMMIMGGTMYYYAGQDQSINFKEVVNGAVHTMGKGVSDQISTKSSTKSSTTSVKITKTLDSATQTSIHKKEQKTTQPTIKQKQKTQKVSSGQYKSYTYTVKSGETLVSISRKVYGTQKLVQRIKKANALSDENQIYPGQKLIIPGTLR, encoded by the coding sequence GTGAAAACAGAGCAGCAGTTGCCTAAAAATATCAGGCAGATTGGAAGTCCAGCAGGACACACAAAAGTATATATTGAAGATTATGTTATAACATTTTTAAATTCTTTATCCATGGACAAAAATACATATGTAAGAGGAGCAATTTTATTTGGAGAGAAAAAGCAGATTGGAAATGATCTTGTTATTTTTATAAGAGGAGCGATCGAGGGACAGAATCTGGAATTGGATCTTGATGAAACAGTATTTGATGATGAAGTATGGAGAGAGATATATCAACAGAAGGAGCGATTGTTTTCTGGTCTGGATGTCATCGGATGGGCACTTTTAAGAATGGGATTTTCGGTTCGACTCAATGATAAAATAAAAAAGACACATTTTGAAAATTTTCCAGGAGAAGGAAAAGTGTTATATATGATGGATAATCTGGAAGGAGAAGATGCATTTTATGTTTTTCGAGGAGAAGATCTCTCAAGGCAAAATGGATACTATATATATTATGAAAAAAATCCGATGATGCAGAATTATCTTGTGGAACGAAGACAAGATATAAAAGAGGTGCAGACATATGAAAAAATGATGGAGAGTCGAAGAGATGAGAAATTGATCCGGCAGTTTCGTGAAAAGATATCCAAAAAAACCAAGAGTAATCAGAGAAAAGGAAGGATTCGGAATATTTCAACGGCAGCAGCAGTTACGATCATGATGATCATGGGAGGTACGATGTATTATTATGCTGGACAAGATCAGAGTATAAATTTTAAAGAGGTTGTAAATGGTGCGGTGCATACGATGGGAAAAGGGGTGTCGGATCAAATTTCAACAAAATCATCAACAAAATCATCAACAACGAGTGTAAAAATAACAAAAACATTAGATTCGGCAACACAAACTTCAATACATAAAAAGGAACAAAAAACAACACAACCCACAATAAAACAAAAACAGAAAACTCAAAAAGTAAGTTCTGGGCAATACAAGTCTTATACATATACCGTAAAAAGTGGAGAGACGTTAGTATCGATCAGTCGGAAGGTATATGGGACCCAGAAGCTTGTTCAAAGAATCAAAAAGGCAAATGCATTGTCTGACGAAAATCAGATTTACCCAGGACAGAAGTTGATCATTCCTGGAACACTTCGATGA
- the yyaC gene encoding spore protease YyaC codes for MLKKISYYHPDSPYALMKFQNDLLHYLKIKHKKNQPLVIVCIGTDRATGDCLGPLVGQALLPSPQYSVFGTLKEPIHAKNLNQTFKEIYSVCQNPFIIAVDSCLGYAQHVGCITLSPLPLLPGRGVSKQLPPIGQLSITGIVNVFSDSVSNESVIQNTRLHTVIKLADFITNGIKSANIPSIYQVSCPHP; via the coding sequence TTGTTAAAAAAAATATCTTACTATCATCCAGATTCCCCTTATGCTCTTATGAAATTTCAAAATGATCTGCTACATTATCTCAAAATAAAGCATAAAAAAAATCAGCCCCTCGTCATTGTCTGTATCGGTACAGACCGCGCGACTGGTGACTGTCTTGGACCACTCGTTGGTCAGGCATTGCTTCCTTCTCCTCAATATTCAGTTTTTGGGACTTTAAAAGAACCTATTCACGCTAAAAATCTCAATCAAACTTTTAAAGAAATTTATTCTGTCTGCCAAAATCCTTTCATCATCGCTGTCGATTCCTGTCTCGGTTATGCACAGCATGTTGGATGTATTACACTCTCCCCTCTCCCACTACTTCCTGGCCGAGGCGTTTCAAAACAACTCCCACCGATCGGACAATTATCAATCACTGGAATTGTAAATGTCTTTTCTGATTCCGTTTCAAACGAATCTGTAATTCAAAACACTCGACTTCACACCGTTATAAAATTAGCGGATTTTATCACAAATGGTATAAAATCCGCTAATATCCCTTCTATATATCAAGTTTCATGTCCCCATCCTTGA
- a CDS encoding TIGR03905 family TSCPD domain-containing protein, protein MVYKTKGTCSSEIEFEVENGILTDIHFVGGCQGNTTGVAALAKGLPIDEVIDKLSGIQCGFRGTSCPDQLSKALIAYKENN, encoded by the coding sequence ATGGTATATAAAACAAAAGGAACTTGTTCCAGTGAAATTGAATTTGAGGTAGAAAACGGAATCTTAACAGATATCCATTTTGTTGGTGGATGTCAGGGAAATACAACTGGTGTCGCTGCATTAGCAAAGGGACTGCCTATTGATGAAGTTATCGACAAATTATCTGGAATTCAGTGTGGTTTCCGTGGAACTTCTTGTCCAGACCAGCTTTCTAAAGCACTGATCGCGTACAAAGAAAATAATTAA
- a CDS encoding DUF5711 family protein, with amino-acid sequence MEQKTKSGFSLYVNSNENIQNALFLREKKKKYRMGLIIAFVVVCICTIFAYRYRTYHRMKVVKTITKELTESFQSFAYKKGTICYSEDGISFLDGKGNEKWNKTYSIKNPQASYCGNYIVVASKNGNEIALLDSDGQMKKFSVSYPIVDLEVAKQGVIALILHGDNGNYIELYDAAQKKLVSIKVTSDQNGYPMDIDLSSDGQDLLVSYLVVDGINVKSRVALYNFGQEGEDSGDQMIGGFDFKDTVIPKVSFMGDSKAVAIGDDQMIFFKVGKTISKKQTISFDKDVSSVAVNDDYAAFVFEDQKKTDQEKYEAVVYNKTGRKLMSHKFSSEYNKLLLGEKELLLAGNYHCSIVNFAGHEMFKKDFKKRIVNISPTGKRQKYLITYENSTNLSEIY; translated from the coding sequence ATGGAACAAAAGACGAAATCAGGGTTTTCTCTTTATGTCAATTCCAATGAGAACATTCAAAATGCATTATTTCTAAGAGAAAAAAAGAAAAAATATCGTATGGGATTGATCATAGCGTTTGTGGTTGTATGTATATGTACAATATTTGCATATCGCTATCGGACATATCACAGGATGAAGGTTGTAAAAACGATCACAAAAGAGCTGACAGAATCATTTCAGTCATTTGCATATAAGAAAGGAACGATCTGTTACAGCGAAGATGGGATTTCTTTCTTAGATGGAAAAGGAAATGAAAAATGGAATAAAACATATTCCATTAAGAATCCACAGGCATCTTATTGTGGGAACTATATTGTAGTTGCATCCAAGAATGGGAATGAGATTGCGTTACTTGATTCAGATGGACAGATGAAAAAATTTAGTGTATCTTATCCAATCGTAGATTTGGAAGTGGCAAAACAAGGTGTAATTGCTTTAATTCTTCACGGTGATAATGGAAATTATATAGAATTATATGATGCAGCACAGAAGAAACTGGTAAGTATCAAAGTCACATCTGATCAAAATGGATATCCAATGGATATTGATCTGTCATCAGATGGACAAGATCTTTTGGTCAGTTATCTTGTCGTTGATGGGATTAATGTAAAAAGCAGAGTTGCACTGTATAATTTTGGACAGGAAGGTGAAGACAGTGGAGATCAGATGATCGGTGGCTTTGATTTTAAAGATACGGTAATTCCGAAAGTGAGCTTTATGGGTGATTCTAAAGCTGTGGCAATTGGAGATGATCAGATGATTTTCTTTAAAGTAGGAAAAACAATTTCTAAAAAGCAAACGATATCATTTGATAAAGATGTGAGTAGTGTTGCGGTGAATGATGATTACGCAGCATTCGTATTTGAAGATCAGAAAAAAACAGATCAAGAAAAATATGAAGCAGTCGTATATAATAAAACAGGAAGAAAATTGATGTCACATAAATTCTCTTCAGAATATAATAAATTATTATTAGGAGAGAAAGAATTATTGTTGGCTGGAAATTATCATTGTTCAATTGTGAATTTTGCTGGACATGAAATGTTTAAGAAAGACTTTAAGAAACGGATTGTCAATATTTCACCAACAGGAAAAAGACAGAAATATCTGATAACCTATGAAAATAGTACAAATTTATCAGAGATATACTAG